A part of Prolixibacteraceae bacterium genomic DNA contains:
- a CDS encoding efflux RND transporter permease subunit — protein sequence MVNFLIRRPIAVIMSFIAILMLGLVTSQKLPISLIPDVDIPVITIQLNGKNKTALELENEVVRRFRSRLNQLPYLESLQSETRDGIASIVLRFSYGRDLNYAFIDVNEKVDMVMRNMPKDFERPAIMKASSTDLPAFYLNASLKKNVESKTDHLDLSETVSNVIRKKIEQLPEVAMVDMTGRMFPEISITPDAQKMKSLGLRTEQLTRVINEHNRGFGSIQVKDGQYQYNIHLSNGLHQLEDVKSIYLNVNQHLLQLKDIATVEMRAQSRSGLFMTNGEEGISMAIVKQADARMEDMSNKVNGLLRRITKDYPFIEITKVRDQTGILKYAMSNLFQSLWWGGLLAFLVMFLFLKDGRSPWLIGVSVPISLVISLLLFYLLDISINIISLSGLILGVGMMIDNSIIVIDNITQRISMGDDLMEACANGTHEVIRPLISSVLTTCAVFLPLIYLSGISGALFYDQAMAVTIGLSSSLVVSIILIPTLYRLIWIRGRKRQQEKKNRFAIFSSSDAYEKGWHWVFNHRKGMFAAFLMLIGFACLFVYILPKERFPVLDENEVLVKLDWNERINLRENRHRVVDLLDDVKPYIEHSDSYVGTQQFLHHNDLELAENESVIYLKLRQSIDKSDFEDKIHNYFTTRYPIAHYDISVPPSGFTQMFEGKEAPFILNLEQKRQKQQVGVDSLNHFVEYLNHQYPFGLITPFASETYVEICVIPEHLTLYRVGQVALFNKLKTALKSFKIEDLRSSSVYIPIVISGKMHSMEQVLRELKIRNQKNVDIPVSSLVTLKQKTNFKTYFGNRKGQVFPINFESTGGYDQTELEQLLKREVREKQDMNSSFGGSIIKAKAVLKELLIVLLIALCLLYFILAAQFESLTQPFIVLLEVPMDIAGALFILWVGGETLNLMAMIGIIVMCGIIINDSILKIDTINQLRKQGRGLKEAIEEGGHRRLKPILMTSITTILALVPFLIGDDMGSVLQRPLALVIIGGMTLGTFVSLYFVPLCYYYLNRKSND from the coding sequence ATGGTGAATTTTTTAATACGTAGACCCATCGCAGTAATTATGTCGTTTATTGCGATTCTGATGTTGGGGTTGGTAACTTCTCAGAAGCTACCTATCTCATTGATTCCCGATGTAGATATACCTGTTATTACCATTCAGTTGAATGGGAAAAATAAGACAGCCCTAGAGCTAGAGAATGAGGTGGTTCGTCGATTTAGAAGTAGGCTCAATCAGTTGCCTTATTTGGAAAGCCTGCAAAGTGAAACCAGAGATGGTATCGCTTCGATAGTATTGCGTTTTTCATATGGTAGAGACCTTAACTATGCCTTTATCGATGTCAATGAAAAGGTGGATATGGTGATGCGCAATATGCCTAAGGATTTTGAACGTCCTGCTATAATGAAGGCTTCTTCTACCGATCTTCCAGCTTTCTATTTGAATGCTTCATTGAAGAAAAACGTAGAGAGTAAAACGGATCATTTAGATTTAAGCGAGACGGTTTCCAATGTGATACGAAAGAAAATAGAACAGCTACCAGAAGTTGCAATGGTAGATATGACAGGAAGAATGTTTCCTGAGATATCTATTACTCCAGATGCCCAAAAGATGAAATCATTGGGATTAAGAACAGAGCAGCTAACTAGAGTGATAAACGAACACAATAGAGGCTTTGGCTCTATACAGGTGAAAGATGGTCAGTATCAATATAACATCCATTTATCTAACGGTTTACATCAATTAGAGGATGTGAAAAGTATCTACTTGAACGTCAATCAACATCTATTGCAACTAAAAGATATTGCAACAGTAGAGATGAGGGCTCAAAGTCGTAGTGGACTGTTTATGACCAACGGAGAGGAAGGTATCTCCATGGCGATAGTAAAACAGGCCGATGCACGTATGGAGGATATGTCTAATAAGGTGAATGGCCTTTTGCGTCGTATCACGAAGGATTATCCTTTTATCGAGATCACCAAAGTAAGAGACCAGACAGGGATACTTAAATATGCCATGAGTAATCTGTTTCAGAGCTTATGGTGGGGAGGATTATTGGCATTCTTGGTGATGTTCTTATTCTTAAAAGATGGGCGTTCTCCTTGGCTTATAGGGGTGAGTGTGCCGATCTCATTGGTAATCTCTCTACTGCTATTCTATCTATTGGATATTTCTATCAATATCATATCGTTGTCTGGTCTTATTTTAGGGGTGGGGATGATGATCGATAACTCGATTATCGTGATTGATAATATCACCCAAAGGATCTCTATGGGAGACGATCTTATGGAGGCATGTGCTAATGGTACCCATGAGGTTATTCGTCCTCTTATATCGTCTGTATTGACGACCTGTGCTGTTTTTTTACCATTGATCTACCTCAGTGGGATATCTGGAGCGCTATTCTACGATCAAGCGATGGCAGTCACCATAGGATTAAGTTCTTCCTTAGTGGTATCGATTATTTTAATCCCTACCCTCTATCGGTTGATATGGATTAGAGGTCGAAAGAGACAGCAAGAGAAGAAGAATCGTTTTGCGATATTCTCTTCATCAGATGCTTATGAGAAAGGGTGGCATTGGGTCTTTAACCATAGAAAAGGGATGTTTGCTGCCTTCTTAATGCTTATCGGTTTTGCCTGTCTCTTTGTTTATATTTTGCCGAAAGAGCGATTCCCTGTATTAGATGAAAATGAGGTGTTGGTGAAACTAGATTGGAATGAGCGAATTAACCTAAGAGAGAATAGACATCGGGTCGTAGATCTACTGGATGATGTCAAACCGTATATTGAACATTCTGATAGTTATGTGGGAACGCAGCAGTTTCTTCATCATAACGACTTGGAGTTAGCCGAAAATGAGAGTGTGATCTATTTAAAGTTACGCCAAAGTATTGATAAGAGTGATTTTGAAGATAAGATACACAACTATTTTACCACTCGTTATCCTATTGCTCACTACGATATCTCTGTTCCTCCTTCTGGTTTTACACAGATGTTCGAAGGGAAAGAGGCTCCTTTTATTCTGAATTTAGAGCAGAAGAGACAGAAACAGCAAGTCGGTGTTGATAGTTTGAATCACTTCGTGGAATATCTTAATCATCAATATCCTTTTGGGTTGATCACCCCTTTTGCAAGTGAAACCTATGTAGAGATATGTGTGATTCCTGAACATCTAACACTATATAGAGTAGGGCAGGTGGCACTATTTAATAAATTAAAGACTGCACTAAAGAGTTTTAAGATAGAGGATCTACGAAGTAGCTCTGTATATATCCCTATTGTTATCAGTGGAAAGATGCACTCTATGGAACAGGTGCTTAGAGAGCTAAAGATTCGAAACCAAAAGAATGTTGATATTCCAGTCTCCTCTTTGGTGACATTGAAACAGAAGACAAATTTTAAGACCTATTTTGGCAATAGAAAGGGGCAGGTTTTTCCTATTAATTTTGAGTCAACAGGAGGCTATGATCAAACAGAACTAGAGCAACTATTGAAGAGAGAGGTTCGGGAGAAGCAAGATATGAACAGCTCTTTCGGGGGAAGTATTATAAAAGCGAAAGCCGTTCTTAAAGAACTTCTCATTGTACTACTTATCGCTTTATGCCTTCTTTACTTTATCCTTGCGGCACAATTTGAAAGTCTAACCCAACCTTTTATTGTACTTTTAGAGGTACCGATGGATATTGCTGGTGCTCTATTTATACTATGGGTTGGAGGTGAAACACTAAATCTGATGGCAATGATTGGAATTATTGTGATGTGTGGTATTATCATCAATGACTCGATATTGAAGATCGATACCATCAACCAATTGCGAAAACAAGGTAGAGGTCTGAAAGAGGCTATCGAAGAGGGAGGTCACAGGCGGTTAAAACCAATATTAATGACCAGTATCACTACCATCTTAGCATTGGTGCCATTTCTAATTGGTGACGATATGGGTAGTGTCTTACAACGTCCATTGGCCTTGGTGATTATTGGAGGGATGACATTAGGAACCTTCGTAAGTCTCTATTTTGTTCCTTTGTGTTATTACTACCTAAACCGTAAATCTAACGACTAA